One genomic segment of Tiliqua scincoides isolate rTilSci1 chromosome 6, rTilSci1.hap2, whole genome shotgun sequence includes these proteins:
- the ANAPC10 gene encoding anaphase-promoting complex subunit 10 isoform X2 has protein sequence MTTANKTPPGADPKHLERTGTVREIGSQAVWSLSSCKPGFGVDQLRDDNLETYWQSDGSQPHLVNIQFRRKTTVKTLCIYADYKSDESYTPSKISVRVGNNFHNLQEIRKMRKDLQLETNMEHSITTWLTLWSQGSAT, from the exons ATGACCACTGCTAACAAGACACCTCCTGGAGCAGATCCAAAACACCTGGAAAGGACCGGAACTGTTCGAGAAATAGGATCACAAGCTGTTTGGTCACTTTCGTCTTGTAAACCag GGTTTGGTGTGGACCAGTTGCGAGATGATAATCTAGAAACATACTGGCAGTCTGATGGATCACAGCCTCATTTGGTGAACATCCAGTTCAG AAGAAAGACAACAGTGAAAACCCTGTGTATTTATGCAGACTACAAATCTGATGAAAGCTACACTCCTAGCAAGATCTCTGTTAGAGTAGGAAACAACTTCCACAACCTACAGGAAATCCGG AAGATGAGGAAAGATCTCCAGTTGGAAACTAACATGGAGCATTCCATCACCACCTGGCTAACCCTGTGGTCTCAAGGGTCAG